The Acinetobacter lwoffii genomic sequence AACCACTTTGCTACGGATTATTGCCGGTCTGGAATCTGCGGATGGCGGCCAAGTGATTTTAGAAGGTCAGGATGCCACCAATGTGCATGTGCGTGAGCGTGAAGTTGGCTTTGTATTCCAGCACTATGCCCTGTTCCGTCATATGACAGTATTTGACAATATCGCCTTTGGTCTGCGTGTTCGTCCGCGCAAAACTCGTCCATCGGAAGCGGAAATTAAAAAACGTGTGACACGTTTACTCGACTTGGTTCAGCTCGGTTTCCTGGCTGACCGATATCCAGCTCAACTTTCTGGTGGTCAGCGTCAACGTATTGCACTGGCACGTGCTTTGGCAGTTGAACCGCGTGTATTATTACTGGATGAACCTTTCGGCGCACTGGATGCCAAAGTCCGTAAGGAACTGCGTCGTTGGTTACGTACCCTGCATGACGAACTGCATATCACTTCGATCTTCGTGACTCATGATCAGGAAGAAGCGCTTGAAGTTGCGGATCAGATCGTAGTAATGAACAAAGGTAATGTAGAGCAGATCGGATCTCCACGTGAAGTCTATGAAACCCCGAAAACTCCATTTGTATTCGACTTTTTGGGTCAGGCGAACCGTTTTGAAGGTCAGAACCATGCAGGCATCATCCAGCTCGGCGAAGACCGCATTCAATTTGAGGGTGCAAAAAATGCCGCTCAAGGTGAAGTGATTTTATTCGCACGTCCAGATGAACTACGCATCCATGCACAGCCACACGACAATGCCATTCAGGCGACCTTCATTCGTGAATTATGGATCGCGGGTAAAGTAGTTGCTGAGCTAAATGACCGTCAAGGCAATCTGATTGAAATTTTACTGACGCCTGATGAAGCGAGAGCGCATCAATTCCGCCCAAATCAAACTGTTTGGTTAAGTGCGGTGAATTTGCATTTATTTGAAAACCAGGTCGCTTAAGATCAAAAGATGGGGCTTTAAAATGCCCCATCCTCTTCTAGGGTAAGAGAATTATGAATTTCCAACAATTAAGAATTATACGAGAAACGGTTAGACAAAACTTTAATTTAACTGAAGCTTCTGCTGCGCTTTATACTTCACAGTCCGGGGTAAGTAAGCATATTAAAGATCTGGAAGATGAACTGGGGGTGCAGTTATTTATCCGTAAAGGTAAACGTCTACTGGGCTTAACCGAACCAGGTCAGGCACTTTTAGGCATTGTGGAACGCATGCTGGTCGATGCCGACAATATCAAACGTCTGGCCGATGATTTCAATAAAGTCGATGAAGGCACATTGACGATTGCCACGACGCATACCCAGGCGCGTTATGTGTTGCCACCAATTGTCAGCCAATTCAAAAAAGAATTCCCTAAAGTACATTTGATTTTGCAACAGGCCAGCCCGGTTGAAATCACGGAAATGCTACTGCAAGGTCAAGCGGATATCGGTATTGCGACCGAAGCACTCACCACTGAAGATAATCTGGCCAGCGTGCCTTACTATAACTGGCAACACAGTATTATTACCCCGCAGAATCATCCACTGGCAAGCAAAGAACACGTGCTCATCGAAGATCTGGCGCACTACCCGATTATTACTTATCATGGTGGTTTTACCGGTCGCTCCAAGATTGATACCGCCTTTGAAGAAGCCGGTTTTGATGTAGATATTGTGATGTCCGCGCTTGATGCCGATGTCATCAAGACCTATGTAGAAATGAATATGGGCATCGGCATTGTCAACGATGTGGCCTATGACCCGGAGCGTGATTACCGTTTAAAGCAGATTGAAACCGATATTTTCGGCGTAAATACCACCTGGATTGCAGTGCGTAAAGGTCATTTATTACGCGGTTATGGCTACGAGTTTATTTCCCTCTGCTCACCAGACGCAGATATTAAGGCATTGAAAAAAGTCGCCTATCCAGACGAATAAAGTGCACTATTTTAAGTTTTTAATCAAAGAGGCTACATGGCCTCTTTTTTATTTTTTGAGTAGATAAAGAATATAAATATCAAGCATAATCACGTACATAATAAGTTGAATTATACCATGATGATCAATCATAAATTTGCTCTTTTCTCCATGGGCTTGTTTTTCTCCGGGTCAGGTTATGCAGCAGCGTTTGAACAATCTAACCAAAGCATTCAATCGTTTTTTGAAAAAAATCATTATGCTGAAGTTTCATTGGCCTGGGTTCGCCCTGATATCAGCGGTCAGGTACAACATACCGAAGAGCTGCAACAATTAGGCATCACCGATTTTTCTACAGGAAATCTTACCCATAACCAATGGGTTTCCAATGCCGCATTAAAATTCCAGTTGAATCCTCAAGTGTCGTGGGGACTGATTTACGATCAGCCTTATTCTATAGATATCGCTTATCATTATGATCCTGTTTTTGCAGGTGCAGCGCTTCCAATTGAGGCTGCTACTATTCAGTTTGAGAGCCATAATTTGACCTCATTAATTGGCTTTCAACCAAACGATAACTGGAATTTTTATACAGGGCTAAGTTATCAAAGCTTAGAGGGAAATTTATATTTATCCGGGCAGACATTTTATATATTCAATGGTTATCGAGCCACATTTGAACGAGATCCCGCTTGGGGCTGGCTTGCAGGAATCAGTTATCAGATTCCTGAATATTTTTTTAGAACCGCACTGACCTATCGTTCTGCAATTACTCATCACAATAAAACCACTGAATCCATTATTGTAGGTACAAATCCAGCACCTTATACAGAAATTCAAACTCCACAGTCTGTGAACTTGGATTTTCAGACAGCTTTAACTGATCAAAATGCGCTCTATGGCACGCTGCGTTGGTCAAACTGGCAAAATTTCGTGATCCAGCCGCCTAAATTTGGCGCTGTAATTGACTATGCGGCCTTACAGTTCCCTGAAGTAAAATCTTTTAGAATGATTGATTATCGTAAGGATCAATGGTCTGGAAAAATCGGACTTGCCCATCAATGGCCATCTTTTGGCATAAATTCTATCGAGCTTATATGGGATTCTGGTACAGGAAATCCGGCTTCAACCTTGAATCCGAGTGATGGCTATTGGGGTATCGGACTAGGTCATCTTTATAAGATTCAAGAAACCTGGGATATTGCTACTGGACTATATTATTTAAAGTTTCAAAAACCTGAAATTTCCTCATCCGAACCTATTACGCCACAGATTGCAGGTTTATCCGCAGTTTCCGATAACAGTGCCTGGATCCTAGGTTTGAAAATGGGTTATCACTTTTAAAATTATTCTAAAAAACAAAAAACGAGCCGAAGCCCGTTTTTTATAAGACTGAAACTTAGAAGCGGAAACTTACACCAAGTTTAGCCACTGGTAGCCATTCGTACTCATTGTCGTTACGAATTTCGCGTTCCTCACGTTCAACTTCTGAAAGAAAATCCTTACCAGGTTCAGTAGTTACAGCAGTTCCAGAAGCGGTTAAATTAACGGTTGGATTACCATTATAGTAGGCACCAATTTCACCAAACACACCCCAGCGATTAGTAATTGCTGGAGAGAAACCGATTCCTACATAAGGAGCAATATTATTTTTATACGATAATTGTCCATTAATACGTGCACCACCAGTACCTGCAACGAAATCGGTACCATTCACAGTAAATCCTTCGCTACCACCGATACGACGGTCGATATCATAATCATTATCTACATAAGCTACACCTGCAGCCATATAGAACCAGTTCGCCCAAGGACGGATTTCAGCATTTAGATAAGTTAGGTTGTTGTCCATATCCAGGTCATATTCAGAACCATTGATTGATAAATCATCCGACCAGGAAATATCACCGCCGTTATAACCTAAAGTGACACCTACATATGGGTTAGCACTCCAGGAAATTGCCCCACCATAACCGGTAGTACCGACTTCAGCAC encodes the following:
- the carO gene encoding ornithine uptake porin CarO, whose translation is MKALYQLLAVSVLAATAGSVMAADETIVTDEGVASFSFFKPAAVRAEVGTTGYGGAISWSANPYVGVTLGYNGGDISWSDDLSINGSEYDLDMDNNLTYLNAEIRPWANWFYMAAGVAYVDNDYDIDRRIGGSEGFTVNGTDFVAGTGGARINGQLSYKNNIAPYVGIGFSPAITNRWGVFGEIGAYYNGNPTVNLTASGTAVTTEPGKDFLSEVEREEREIRNDNEYEWLPVAKLGVSFRF
- a CDS encoding sulfate/molybdate ABC transporter ATP-binding protein; this encodes MSIQVQNIEKHFGAFHALKNISLDFPDGQLVALLGPSGCGKTTLLRIIAGLESADGGQVILEGQDATNVHVREREVGFVFQHYALFRHMTVFDNIAFGLRVRPRKTRPSEAEIKKRVTRLLDLVQLGFLADRYPAQLSGGQRQRIALARALAVEPRVLLLDEPFGALDAKVRKELRRWLRTLHDELHITSIFVTHDQEEALEVADQIVVMNKGNVEQIGSPREVYETPKTPFVFDFLGQANRFEGQNHAGIIQLGEDRIQFEGAKNAAQGEVILFARPDELRIHAQPHDNAIQATFIRELWIAGKVVAELNDRQGNLIEILLTPDEARAHQFRPNQTVWLSAVNLHLFENQVA
- a CDS encoding CysB family HTH-type transcriptional regulator, whose translation is MNFQQLRIIRETVRQNFNLTEASAALYTSQSGVSKHIKDLEDELGVQLFIRKGKRLLGLTEPGQALLGIVERMLVDADNIKRLADDFNKVDEGTLTIATTHTQARYVLPPIVSQFKKEFPKVHLILQQASPVEITEMLLQGQADIGIATEALTTEDNLASVPYYNWQHSIITPQNHPLASKEHVLIEDLAHYPIITYHGGFTGRSKIDTAFEEAGFDVDIVMSALDADVIKTYVEMNMGIGIVNDVAYDPERDYRLKQIETDIFGVNTTWIAVRKGHLLRGYGYEFISLCSPDADIKALKKVAYPDE
- a CDS encoding OmpP1/FadL family transporter; amino-acid sequence: MINHKFALFSMGLFFSGSGYAAAFEQSNQSIQSFFEKNHYAEVSLAWVRPDISGQVQHTEELQQLGITDFSTGNLTHNQWVSNAALKFQLNPQVSWGLIYDQPYSIDIAYHYDPVFAGAALPIEAATIQFESHNLTSLIGFQPNDNWNFYTGLSYQSLEGNLYLSGQTFYIFNGYRATFERDPAWGWLAGISYQIPEYFFRTALTYRSAITHHNKTTESIIVGTNPAPYTEIQTPQSVNLDFQTALTDQNALYGTLRWSNWQNFVIQPPKFGAVIDYAALQFPEVKSFRMIDYRKDQWSGKIGLAHQWPSFGINSIELIWDSGTGNPASTLNPSDGYWGIGLGHLYKIQETWDIATGLYYLKFQKPEISSSEPITPQIAGLSAVSDNSAWILGLKMGYHF